ATAGTGAGCAGGAGACCGTCTTCTTCACGCCGGCCGGCGGCGAGGACCTCGTCGCCCGCCCGCAGGAACTGCGCGACCAGTCGACGCCCTCCTCGCTGGGCGTCACCCTCGACGTGTTGCTCTCGCTCTCGCACTTCGCGCCCGAGGACGACTTCGAGACGGTCGTCGAGTCGGTGCTCACCACGCACGGCGGCCGCATCGAGTCCAGCCCGCTGGAGTACGCCTCGCTGGTGCTGGCGGCGGACCGCTGGAACACGGGCGACCTCGAGTTGACCCTCGTCGCCGACGAGCGCCCCGAGGAGTGGCGCGAGACGCTCGCCGAGACGTACCTGCCCCTGCGTCTGCTGGCGCCCCGGCCGGCCGACGAGGAGACGTTCGAGGGCTGGCTGGCCGACCTCGACTGCGACGAGGCGCCGCCGGTCTGGGCCGACCGCGAGGCCCGTGACGGGCCGACCGTCTACGCCTGCAAGCAGTTCACCTGCTCGCCGCCGACCGACAGCGTCCGCGAGGCTATCGACTGGGCGCAGGAGAACCTCTGAGACGAGCGGTTCGGCAGAACGGGAGACGGCGTCTCAGACGTACTGTTCGAGTTCCTCGGCCAGCCACACCGCGATGGGCCGGTCCTCCTCCTCGACGAACCGGGCGAGTTCCTCGCCGGAGTCGGCGTCCTCGACGACGATCGTCGGGATGTACTCGATGCCGTACTCCTCGACGCCGGGGCCGACCTTCGAGCCGTCGTCCGCCTTCTCGACCGGGTAGTGTTCGACGTCGTCGACCTCGGCCTCGGCCAGCGCCGCACCGAAGTCCGGGAGCTGGCTGCGGCAGTCCTTGCACCAGTCGCCGCCCCACACCTTCACCACGATGTCGTCGGCGAGGGCGCGCCACACGTCGAGGCTGTCCTCGTAGCCTGCGCCGTCCCACGTCGGGGTCGGGCGCATCGTCTCGAGTTCCATGCGCACCGATTCGCCACCGAGCAGTAAAAAATAGACGTTAGTCACATTCGCCGGTCGCGGCGGGCGACCCCGGCTCGTCCGCGGGCGCGAGTTCGTCCACGAGGGGGTACGCGCCGGTCTGCCGGCGGACGATGCCGGCGACCATCCGGCTGCGCTCGCTGTAGGCGTGGGCGAGGTCGAGCGCCTCGGTGGCGTCGGCCCGGGTCGCCACGGGGACGTGCCAGACGCTCGTGCCGGCGGGGCCGACCTCGAGGACGAGGTACGCCTGCGGGAACGAGCAGACGGCGGGGGAGACGAGTTCGCGGACGCCCGCGGTGGCCGCGACGGCCGGGACGTGGAGGTGCCCGGAGAGGTACAGGGGGGCGCCACCGCCGGCGAGCACGTCCGCGAAGGGGCCCGGGTCGCGCATCGGGAAGGAGCCGCGCCAGGAGTGCCCGCCGGTCGCGTCGAGCAGTCCCGGCAGGTTGTGGTGGCCGACCACGAGGGGCGCGTCGTGGCGGGGCAACTCGTCGGCCAGCCACGCGCGCTGGTCGGGCGAGACGGTCCCCTCGTGGGTGTCGTCCAGCGAGCCGTCGGGGGCGTGCGCCGTGTTCAGCCCGAGGATGGAGACACCGCCGGCCTCCACGGTGAAGGGGAACCCACCCGGGGTGTACTCGCGTTCGAAGCGCGAGAGGGGCGGCACGGCGTGCTCGTCGAAGGTCTTCGGCACGTCGTGGTTGCCGGGGACCGCGACGAACTCGTGGTCCAACTCGCCGAGCACGTCGCTCACGAGTTCGAAGTCCGCGGTCGCGCCGTTCTCGGTGAGGTCGCCGGTGAACACCACGAGGTCGACGTCGTGGTCGTTCAGGTCGGCGACGGCCCGCCGGAGCAACGTCTCGGTCCGGTGGAACACCTTCCACGAGCCGGTCTCGCGCGTCGAGAGGTGCACGTCGGAGACGACCGCGATGCTCGCGGGCTCTGTCGTCGCTGGCTCTGCGAAGCGTGCGAGCAGCGCCGGGCCGTCCCGCCGCAGGGGAACGTCGGCGAACGAGTCGCCGGCGGCGAACCCGCTCGGTCCCGACCCGTCACCGGCGAGCCAGTCGGTCGTTGCCGCGGCCGCGAACCCGGGGTTCCGGCCGCCCACCGTCGACGTCCCATCGTCGGCGTCCATCAGTCGACTGTGGCTAGGTGCGACGAGACATAACGCTGTCGCGCCACCGTTTATCACGGGTCGTCTCCTTTCTTCACCAGTTTTGCAGTCGTCTCGCCCTCGCATCGGTCTCTCGTACTGGCGCGACCGCGGCAACCCGCGCAAGCGCCGGGCGTTCGAATCGCTCGCCGACCACGCTGCGGTGGTCTGGCTGGACCCGGAGCGCGAGCACCACGACCTCGCGACCCTCGGGCTGGACCTGTTCCACGCGGCCAAGCGACGGCCCGCGTCGCTGGCCGACCTCGACCGGGCGGCCGCCGCCGGCATCGAGACGGTGAACCCGGCGGCCGCGGTCGGGCAGACCAGCGACCGGCTCGCCCGGCACGAGG
This window of the Haloarchaeobius amylolyticus genome carries:
- a CDS encoding TlpA family protein disulfide reductase, with the translated sequence MELETMRPTPTWDGAGYEDSLDVWRALADDIVVKVWGGDWCKDCRSQLPDFGAALAEAEVDDVEHYPVEKADDGSKVGPGVEEYGIEYIPTIVVEDADSGEELARFVEEEDRPIAVWLAEELEQYV
- a CDS encoding metallophosphoesterase family protein → MDADDGTSTVGGRNPGFAAAATTDWLAGDGSGPSGFAAGDSFADVPLRRDGPALLARFAEPATTEPASIAVVSDVHLSTRETGSWKVFHRTETLLRRAVADLNDHDVDLVVFTGDLTENGATADFELVSDVLGELDHEFVAVPGNHDVPKTFDEHAVPPLSRFEREYTPGGFPFTVEAGGVSILGLNTAHAPDGSLDDTHEGTVSPDQRAWLADELPRHDAPLVVGHHNLPGLLDATGGHSWRGSFPMRDPGPFADVLAGGGAPLYLSGHLHVPAVAATAGVRELVSPAVCSFPQAYLVLEVGPAGTSVWHVPVATRADATEALDLAHAYSERSRMVAGIVRRQTGAYPLVDELAPADEPGSPAATGECD